GGGCCGGACTGCGGCAGGCCTCGCTCTACCACTACTTCGCCGGCAAGGAGGACATCCTCGCGAGCCTGCTGGAGAGCACCGTGCAGCCCTCGCTGTCCTTCGCCGGCGGCCTGCTGGCGCGAACGGCCCCCGAGGCGGCGGCCGGAGCCGGGCTCTGGGCGCTGGCCGCCTTCGACGCCGAACTGCTCTTCGGCGGCCTCTACAACCTCGGTGCGCTCTACCAGCTGCCGGAGGTGCGGGGCGAGCGGTTCGCACAGTTCCGCGGCTCCCGGGCCGGGTTGAAGGCGGCGTACGGAGCGCTGCTCGCCGCGCTCGACCCCTCGGAGGACCTCGCGCTGCGTACGGACCTGCTGCTCGGACTGGTCGAAGGCGGTGTCGCGGTGGCCCGCGAGACCGGCGGACGTGATGCCCGGACGGTGGGGGAGGCGGTGGCCGACAGCGCGCTGCGGCTGGCGGGCCGTACCGCCCGCCAGATCGCGGCCGCCCGGACCGGCGCCGCCGGGCTCCGGCCGGCCTGACGAGGACGGCGGGAGCCCGGCGGCGCCGGGGGTCGGACGGTCGGTGCGGCGGGCTTCCGTCCTCAGCCGCGTGCTCGGCGCACCGGCGCCGTCACCGCCGGCGCAGCCGGTAGGCCGCGCCCACCAGCAGCGCGGCGGCCAGGAACAGCACGCTGAACCACTGCAGGTACCAGTGCCCGCCCGCCGGGTCGTAGACGGCGGCGCGCGGCCAGGCCAGGTTGACGGTCATCGCCACGCCGTAGATGAGGGCCAGGACGTTCACCGGCAGGCCCCAGCGGCCCAGGCTGAACAGCGGCTCGCCGTGCTCGTCCAGCTCGACCGGCTCGGCCGACGGGTCGCCGGCGCCGTCCCCGTCGCCCGCGGCGCCGATCGGCAGCCCGCGCAGGCGGCGGCGCAGCATGGCCCCGACCACCAGGGCGTACGCGGTGTACACCAGCACGATGCAGGTGGTCTCCAGCGCCAGGAAGGCCGACGGCGCCAGCAGGTTGACCAGCAGGAAACCGACCGCCAGTACGCCCACCACCAGCGCGGGCAGGTGCGGGGTGCCGCTGCGCCGGGAGACCGCGGCGAGTCGGGCGGAGAACGGGAGGACGCCGTCCCTGGCCATCGAGAACAGCATCCGGGCGCCGGCGGTCTGCATCGCCAGGGTTCCGACGCAGACCGCCACCGCGACGTCGGCGAGCAGCAGGCGGCCGACGCCGTCGCCGAGCGTGCTGGTCAGGACGTAGGACATGCCCTCGGAGGCGAGCCGGCCGTCGCTGAGGCTGGGCGCCGCGAGCAGGGCGCCGAGCATCAGGAGCCCGCCGCCGACCCCCGCGGCGGTGAGCGCCCCGAGGATCGTCCGGGGGGCGGTGCGGCGGGGGGCGACGGTCTCCTCGGACATCTCACCGGCGCTGTCGAAGCCGATCATGACGTACGCGGCGGTGAACGAGCCCACCAGGAAGGCCCAGAGGTACCCGCTCTGCCCGCCGGTGTGCAGGGTGACGGTGGGAGTGCGCTCACTGTGCGTGAGGAGCAGGACGACGATGAGCACGATGCCGGTGATCTCGGCGGTCACGCCGACACTGTTGATCACCGACATCAGGCGGATGCCCACCACGTTCACCAGGGTGGTGAGGGCGATCAGCGCGGCGCCCAGCAGCACGGCGTTCCGCGCGCCGGTCCGGGTGGTCAGCGCCGGGTCGCCGCCGACCAGTTGGAACCCGGACCAGACGGCGGGCAGGACCACCTGGAGGGCCAGTGCGGCGGCGGTGACCACCACGATCTGGCCGATCACCATCAGCCAGCCGGTGAACCAGCCGTAGGTGGCGTTGCCCAGCCGGGACGCCCACTGGTAGATGGAGCCGGATATCGGGTACCGCGCGGCGAGTTCGGCGAAGCAGCCGGCGACCAGCAGCTGGCCGCCGAGGACCAGCGGCCAGCTCCAGAGGAACGCGGGCCCGGCGAAGCCGTAGCCGAAGGAGAACAGCTGGAACACGGTGGTCAGGACGGAGATGAACGAGAAGCCGGCCGCGAAGGAGGCGAACCGGCCCATCGTGCGGTGCAGTTGCTGGGGGTAGCCGAACCCGCTGAGCGAGTGGTCGCCCGCTGCGGGCACGGCGGTGGTGTCGGGCGGTGCGAGGGAAGGGCTGGTGGTCATGGGGCACCGGCTTTCCACGGGAGCGGGAAGGGGCTGCCGCGCAGTTTCTGTCGGCTGACAGAAATGTGAGGGTCGGCGGCTTCCCCCGCGTTGCCCGTCGATTGCCGGGATGTTGCCTTGTGCTCACCGGCGGCCCCGCCCGCCGCGGGGTTAGGCTGGCCGGGTACGACCGACCGGCGGTGGAGGGAAGTACGCGGTGCCGATGCCGACCGGGTTCGAGTGGCCCGCCGTACCGATCCTCGCGGCGCCGATGGCCGGCGGGGCGTCGACCCCCGAACTGGTGGCCGCGGTCGGCGCGGTGGGCGGGCTGGGCTTTCTCGCCGCCGGCTACCTCGGCGCGGGCGCCGTCCTCGAACGGGTCTCCCGACTGAGGGAGCTGTCGGACCGTCCGTTCGGCGTCAACCTCTTCGTCCCGTCCGCCTCCCCGGTCGACGACGCCGACACGGAGGCGGTCGCCCGCTACCGGGAGCGGCTGCTGCCGGAGGCGGAGCGCCTCGGTGTCGGGCTGCCGTCGGTGATCCCGCCCGACCGCGACGACTGGGACGCCAAGATCGCGGCGCTGCTCGCCCACCCCGTCCCGCTGGTGTCGTACACCTTCGGCCTGCCCGCACCCGAGGAGGCCCGCGCGCTGCGCGCCGCCGGGACGGTGCAGATCGGCACCGTGACCACGGTGGACGAGGCCCGGCTCGCCGTCGCGGCGGGCATGGACGCGCTCTGCGTGCAGGGCCCCGACGCGGGCGGCCACCGCGCCACCTTCCGGGTCGCCGACCCGCCGGGGCGGGAGCCGCTGGCCGACCTGCTGGCCGGGATCCGGGCTGTCACCGGCCTCCCGCTGATCGCCGCGGGCGGCCTCGCGGACGGCCGGGCCGTCGCGGCGGCGCTGCACGCGGGGGCGGTCGCCGTCCAACTCGGCACGGCCTACCTGCGCGCGCGGGAGTCGGGCGCCCCGGCCGTCCACCGCGCGGCCCTGGTGGACCGGCACTTCACCGAGACGGTGGTCACCAGGGCCTTCACCGGTCGCCCCGCCCGCGCCCTGCGCAACGCGTTCACCGACGGGCACGAGCGTCACGCGCCGGCCGTGTACCCCGAGGTCCACCACCTCACCCGGCCGCTGCGGGCGGCCGCCGCGAAGCGCGGGGACGCCGAGGCCGTTCACCTGTGGGCGGGCACGGGCCACCGGCTCGCCCGCGCCGCTCCGGCGGCGGAGATCACCCGCGAGCTGTGGCGTACGGCCCGGGGCTGAGCGGCCTGCGGGGTGGCGGCGGCGAACCCGTACCGCGCCGCCCCGAACGGCCCGGCCGCCCGGGCGGGCGGTCGTCCTCAGTCCCGCGCCGGGTCCGCGCCGCCCAGCGCCGCGCGGTAGTGCCCGATCTTCCGGTGGATCAGCTCCTGCTGGAGGCGCAGGTGCGCGATCTGCGCCTCCACCTGGGCGTCGTGCCGCTCCAGAGCGGTCAGCCGGGCGCCGACGGTGGCCTCACCGGCCCGCACGAGTTCGGCGAAGCGGAGCATGTCGGCGATCGGCATGCCGGTGTCGCGCAGGCAGCGCAGCACGGCGAGCCACTCCAGGTCGTGCGGGGTGAAGCGGCGGTGCCCGGTGCGTGAGCGCCCGACCGTGCCCAGCAGGCCGATCCGCTCGTAGTAGCGCAGGGTGTCCAGGCTGAAGCCGGACCGTTCGACGGCCTGCGCCGGCGTCAGCAGGGCGGTGGCTGTGCCGGTGGCTGTGCCGGTGCCGGTGCCGATAGCGGTGGCGGTGGCGGTTGCTGGGCTCATGCGGGCGATGATGCCAGCGCCGGCCGGATGTGGCGACGTGGGGCGTGGTGACGTGGGGCGTGGTGGCACACGGTGTGGCGACATGGGGCGTGGCGAGGCGCCGGGGTGGGCCGAGGCCGGCGTGGTGGGCGGCGCCGCGCTCCGCCCGGTCCGGGCCCGCCGGCCGGCGGTTGACCTGGAGTGCGCTCCAGCTGACAGGGTTCCTGACGCAGCGTCGAGCCACCACCACGGAGGAACCATGCGCTACCGCACCCTCGGCCGTCTCGCCGACGGCACTCCCGGCCCCCGGGTCAGCGCGCTCTGCCTGGGCGCCCTCCCGTTCGGCAGCACGGTCGGCCCGGCGGCCTCGTACGCCGTCCTGGACCGTTTCGTCGAGCGCGGGGGCACCTTCGTCGACACCGCGAACTGCTACAGCTTCTGGGTCGACGGCGCGAGCGGCGACGAGAGCGAGCTGCTGCTCGGCCGCTGGCTGGCCGAGCGCGGCACCCGGGACGACCTGGTGCTCTCCACCAAGGTCGGTGCCCATCCGGCCGGGCCCGGGCCGTGGCCGGAGAGCGCCGAGGGGCTGGCCGCCGAGGTGGTCCGCCGGGGCGTCGAGGGCAGCCTCGAGCGGCTGGGCACCGACCGGGTCGAGCTGCTCTACGGCCATCTCGACGACCGGGCCACGCCGCTGGAGGAGACGGTCGACGCGTTCGGCGCGCTGGTCCGGGACGGGATCGCGGGTCAGGTCGGTATCAGCAACCAGCTGACCTGGCGGCTGGAGCGCTCGCGCGCTCTCGCCCGGGCGCGCGGTGTGGCCGGCTACACCTGCATCCAGCAGCGGCACAGCTACCTGCGCCCGGCGGCCGGGACCGACTTCGGCACCCAGCAGCACGTCACCCCCGAACTGCTGGACTACGCCCGCGCCGAGCCGGATCTCACCCTGCTCGCCTACACCCCCCTGCTCTCCGGCGCCTACACCGACCCGGCCAAGCCGCTCCTGCCGCAGTACCGGCACGCCGGGGCGGCCGCCCAGCTCGCGGTTCTGCGGGAGGTGGCGGCCGAGACCGCCGCCACCGCCGGGCAGGTGGTGCTGGCCTGGCTGATGGGCGGGGAGCTCCCGGTGCTGCCGGTCATCGGCGCCAGCTCGGTGGCCCAGCTGGACGAGTCGCTGGACGCGGTGGAGCTGGAGCTGACACCGGAGCAGCGACAGCGGCTCGACGAGGCCTGACGGGCCGAGCCGGTGACGGGTGCTCAGGCCGGGTCGCCCGCGCGGGCCGGTTCGCCCGTGCGGCCCAGCCCGTCGAGGTACGCCCGGACGAGCTCCCCGCCGTCGGCCGGGGCGACCAGCGCGAGGTGGTTGTCCGGCCGGACCAGCACCAGCGCGTCCCCGGTGATCCCGTACGCCCGCCGGGCGTGCCCCTCCGGGTCCTCCAGCGTCCGGACCCCGTCCGGGTCCTCCGGCGTCCGGACCCCGTCCGGGTCCTCCGGTGTCCCGCTCCCGTCCGGTCCCGCCTCCACGGCGACCGGTCGGAGCAGCGGGCCCCAGCCCGTCAGGGCGGGCCGGGCGGCGGCGCCGAAGCCGAGCAGGGTGAAGCGGCCGCCGGCGAAGCACTCGAAGAGCCGGACGGCCGTGCCGTCCGGGCGCCGGCAGGGCGCGTCGGGTGCGCGGTCGCCGGCCCGCGGGCCGTCGCCGGCCGCCGTCGGGCCCGCCGCGAGCGGGCTCCAGCGGTAGTGGATGCCCAGGCCGCGCAGATCCGGCACGCTGATCGACTCCACTCCCACCCCCGGGACCTTCACGGCCTCCATCACCGTGGCGAAGGCGGTGCTGCTGAGGCTCAAGGCCCGGGCGGCGACCGGCAGACGCTCCTGCT
The sequence above is drawn from the Kitasatospora sp. NBC_00315 genome and encodes:
- a CDS encoding aldo/keto reductase; its protein translation is MRYRTLGRLADGTPGPRVSALCLGALPFGSTVGPAASYAVLDRFVERGGTFVDTANCYSFWVDGASGDESELLLGRWLAERGTRDDLVLSTKVGAHPAGPGPWPESAEGLAAEVVRRGVEGSLERLGTDRVELLYGHLDDRATPLEETVDAFGALVRDGIAGQVGISNQLTWRLERSRALARARGVAGYTCIQQRHSYLRPAAGTDFGTQQHVTPELLDYARAEPDLTLLAYTPLLSGAYTDPAKPLLPQYRHAGAAAQLAVLREVAAETAATAGQVVLAWLMGGELPVLPVIGASSVAQLDESLDAVELELTPEQRQRLDEA
- a CDS encoding amino acid permease; this encodes MTTSPSLAPPDTTAVPAAGDHSLSGFGYPQQLHRTMGRFASFAAGFSFISVLTTVFQLFSFGYGFAGPAFLWSWPLVLGGQLLVAGCFAELAARYPISGSIYQWASRLGNATYGWFTGWLMVIGQIVVVTAAALALQVVLPAVWSGFQLVGGDPALTTRTGARNAVLLGAALIALTTLVNVVGIRLMSVINSVGVTAEITGIVLIVVLLLTHSERTPTVTLHTGGQSGYLWAFLVGSFTAAYVMIGFDSAGEMSEETVAPRRTAPRTILGALTAAGVGGGLLMLGALLAAPSLSDGRLASEGMSYVLTSTLGDGVGRLLLADVAVAVCVGTLAMQTAGARMLFSMARDGVLPFSARLAAVSRRSGTPHLPALVVGVLAVGFLLVNLLAPSAFLALETTCIVLVYTAYALVVGAMLRRRLRGLPIGAAGDGDGAGDPSAEPVELDEHGEPLFSLGRWGLPVNVLALIYGVAMTVNLAWPRAAVYDPAGGHWYLQWFSVLFLAAALLVGAAYRLRRR
- a CDS encoding nitronate monooxygenase; this encodes MPTGFEWPAVPILAAPMAGGASTPELVAAVGAVGGLGFLAAGYLGAGAVLERVSRLRELSDRPFGVNLFVPSASPVDDADTEAVARYRERLLPEAERLGVGLPSVIPPDRDDWDAKIAALLAHPVPLVSYTFGLPAPEEARALRAAGTVQIGTVTTVDEARLAVAAGMDALCVQGPDAGGHRATFRVADPPGREPLADLLAGIRAVTGLPLIAAGGLADGRAVAAALHAGAVAVQLGTAYLRARESGAPAVHRAALVDRHFTETVVTRAFTGRPARALRNAFTDGHERHAPAVYPEVHHLTRPLRAAAAKRGDAEAVHLWAGTGHRLARAAPAAEITRELWRTARG
- a CDS encoding MerR family transcriptional regulator is translated as MSPATATATAIGTGTGTATGTATALLTPAQAVERSGFSLDTLRYYERIGLLGTVGRSRTGHRRFTPHDLEWLAVLRCLRDTGMPIADMLRFAELVRAGEATVGARLTALERHDAQVEAQIAHLRLQQELIHRKIGHYRAALGGADPARD
- a CDS encoding TetR/AcrR family transcriptional regulator, whose protein sequence is MPATRGTPSRVGRPRAQGPSDSELTPRAEVLAAAAELFTVNGYAATTTRAVAERAGLRQASLYHYFAGKEDILASLLESTVQPSLSFAGGLLARTAPEAAAGAGLWALAAFDAELLFGGLYNLGALYQLPEVRGERFAQFRGSRAGLKAAYGALLAALDPSEDLALRTDLLLGLVEGGVAVARETGGRDARTVGEAVADSALRLAGRTARQIAAARTGAAGLRPA